The following coding sequences lie in one Odocoileus virginianus isolate 20LAN1187 ecotype Illinois chromosome 13, Ovbor_1.2, whole genome shotgun sequence genomic window:
- the LOC110149949 gene encoding small ribosomal subunit protein uS14-like, producing the protein MGHQQLYWSHPRKFSQGSRSCRVGSNRHGLIWKYSLNMCRQCFHQYAKDIGFISWTNRTSLDGLSSTSTLGGKNTSSLYIK; encoded by the coding sequence ATGGGTCACCAGCAGCTCTACTGGAGCCATCCAAGAAAATTCAGCCAGGGTTCTCGCTCTTGCCGGGTCGGCTCAAACCGGCATGGTCTGATCTGGAAATACAGCCTCAATATGTGTCGCCAGTGTTTCCACCAGTACGCGAAGGACATCGGCTTCATAAGTTGGACTAACCGAACTTCCTTAGATGGCTTATCCAGCACATCAACCTTAGGTGGAAAAAATACTAGctctttgtatataaaataa